The following DNA comes from Candidatus Methylomirabilota bacterium.
CGCAGCAGCCGCACCGGCCAGGGGCGGGCCGGCGCCGGCAGGGTCGCGGCCGCGACCGCGCGGGAGAACGCCCCCGCCGACGGCTCGATCGAGCGGGCCACGGCGGCGAGCCGCAGCGCAGCGTCGATGATGGCCACGTCGGCCGGGTCGGTGTCCGGCGGCGGCGCCTCGCCGCGGGCGATGGCGTTGAGGGCGCGATCGAGGGTCCGGCTCATCGTGGGCTCAGCCGGCGCGCGAGCGCCTCGAGCGCGCGGTGCTGGAGGGATTCGACGGCCTTCTCGCGGCGGCCGACCGCAACTGCGGTCTCGCGTGTCGAGAGGCCGGCGGCGAAGCGCAGGAGGATCACCGAGCGCTGCTCCTGGGTGAGCTGGGCGAGAGCTTGGCGGATGTCCAAGCGGTCGGCGAGCGGGCTGGTCGGGTCGCCGCCTTCGAGCTCGACGAGTTCGGTGGTCGGACGGGTCCGCCGGGCGCGGTCGATGGCCGCGTTCCGGGCGATCCGGAAGAGCCAGGCCGGCAGTTCGGC
Coding sequences within:
- a CDS encoding sigma-70 family RNA polymerase sigma factor → AELPAWLFRIARNAAIDRARRTRPTTELVELEGGDPTSPLADRLDIRQALAQLTQEQRSVILLRFAAGLSTRETAVAVGRREKAVESLQHRALEALARRLSPR